In the genome of Columba livia isolate bColLiv1 breed racing homer chromosome 1, bColLiv1.pat.W.v2, whole genome shotgun sequence, the window ATCAGTATTAAGAAAtgctaaaaaatatttaaaatgtggaCAAAAACATATACCTGGATAATAAAATCCTGTGACATCTGATCTTGCAATGACCTTTTGGCTTTTGTGAGTCACAAATACTTTTTGTCCTCTTTTAGATTTTGACTTCACAGTCTCTTCTCCAAGTCTCTGTAATTCAATACAATTATTCTTTCCACAACAGCTAAGCCAGTCAGCCTCAATCTAGCCTTtggaattaataaaaaatgtagGCAATGTAATGTTATGACATCTACAGATAGTTCGCATTAAActggaattattttaaacattaaaaatagttATAAACAGAGAAAGTGATGTTACAGGCAGTACTCATGGATAACATAATCTAACAGCTTTCACTATAAAATCCTCTTTTACATGGTCGTAACAATACCTAGTGTTCAGGAGAAAATTTACCTTGATGAATTATGGTTCTCGCTGCCATTTTGCTAGAAAAAAATGCTACAAAGTTGTACAATTCATATACAAAAATGAGGTTAGAAAAAATGAACTGATTTTGCAGAATAAGTGAAGGTGCTatacaaatttattttgtcCAGATAGGTGAGTCTTCACAATaatcttgttttcattaatTATACCTCACTGTATGAAATGACTgattaaaaattcaaatatagaatcaaaaagttttttaaaaattcctgaagtgtctggaaaataaaatttatttaccAACAATAAAttcaaaattaacattttgagCAGCTTTAAAACATTCCAGCTTAGCAAAATATTATACCACATTTACCAGAGCTGCCACTGCCCATCATTCCGCTCTGCTAGTTTGGGTTCTTCATACACTAATCCTCTTCTTTGCGGGGCAGCTTCACAGACTACAGCTCCTGTAACGCCCCACAGGCACACAAGAGCTCTTGAGCTGGCTGGTGAATTGTAGTTGGGGACCATGCACCAGGTGGTGAGACTAGAAATACAAGTGGGACTGGCTGGCTGTGGACCGACTCAACTCCTAGTTGAAATCGGTGACTGCAACTGGTAACTGAAtgaggaacaggctgccaggaAAGTGGATGAGTCAACATCaatggaggtgtttaaaagacacatagatgaggttcttagggacatggtttagtgtcagtgttaggttaacggttgAACTCTAtcatcttaagggtctcttccaaccaaaatgattctgtgagtctatgattctacgaaTGCAAAAAGCACGATGGATCTTGCGCAACAACTGAAGCAGGGGGCTGTGGGAAACACAGTATGCGAAAACAGGCAAAGTGTTCACACACCACATGTGGCTCTACATAAAAATATACTGTTGGGCTTTCCGAGCTTCTGTGTATACGACTTTACAGTCACCAGATCCTTTTACCTTAAAGCCTTTTCTCTCTCACATTAACATTTTATGGAGTCTCAGTGTTATTCGCCTTTGAAGTAGATCAAGTTCCTGAATCCCTTTTTTTCTAGTAGAAAGAATTTCTTCCCATTCAGGGTGTCTCTCTTACAGAAAGCTTTGAGAGGATCAGGGTATTATATGGATATGTCAGAATGTGAAAGAACACTTTACATTTTGCTTTCCTGAGACAATTAAGAAAACTGATagtataaaaacattttatttctaatagTGAAAAGTCCATAATCCCAGTGTTtctataattacattttaataatcCTCAAGAACAAcactatattttatatttactgCAACAGCAAATTAATTCTTGAAAATATCTATTATTTTCTCCATAATGCTCACAATAATGTTTCTAAATATAAACTATAAGCAAAgttaaataaatcattttccccatacatttttaaaattattaaccTGTTTATTAACCTGTTTATTAACCTGTCTCCTAAACAATTTGCAAGCATCCATCTCTTATACAATTCCTTTGAGTCATAAAAACACACAATCTGACATCTCAAACTTTTCCACAGATTTACATGCTATTCTCAAAAACAATCATAACTCAGACTCCTAAAACCCCCTGCTTGCTAGGGTGTGTATGACCTGCTTCCTTGTCTCATgacattttcttcctaaaaatatatttgatttttatacTCAATTTTCCCTAAGAGTCAATAATGATGGAAAAGATGGGAACAATTTTGACTAAATTATTTGTTCTCAGTTTCACTATAACTATCACAAACTGTTTTTTCCAATCAACTCccacacaaaaaccacaaacaatcCTTAAAATAAAGTcctaaaaataagcaaaatacacacaatcaaaaaggaaaaaaaaaaaaaagatattttaaatgggaGATACGTGGGATTTTTCTAGTTTATTCTTTACCTCTATAGAATATAAATTATATCAACAGCTCTGTTGTTCAAACTCAGTCTAAACCAGAGGCTCTTCACAGTGCTTAACTGACTGCTTGAAGTACAACCTAACAAAGGCTGATTTGAGTGCAAAGACTTAGAGATCCACAGACATAAAAAGGTATTTGGGTAAACTGTTTACTTAATTCCTCAGGCTCCAAAgggacagctgctgctgaataTTTATTATCCACTAATTTGTAATGCTTGACCAATAACTTGGGCAAGTTCCAGCATTCCCCATTAATCCAAGTACTAAACACTGAATAGGCAGCCACAATGATGATGCTGAGCCCTGCAGAGGTCAGGTGGCTCAGAAATATGCTCTAAATTCAAAtctgtctctccttcctctcagACAGCCTTTAGATGTTCAGTGCGATTGACTCAGACACTATCATAGCATCCATTTCTGGACTATTGTTCTTCAGTACTTTTATTACAAAAGAGCCCTCTTTGATCATCAGGGAATTCCCCCTTGTGTAGCTCTGATTCTGTTGAAGGCAGTGCATTAAACAACATGAGGTGAAGGAGACTTTGCTTACCCCTACCAATAcctgctgcattttaaaattgtctttCAAAGAGATTAGGTTTTGcactttcatagaatcacagaatcattttggttggaagagacccccaagatcactgagtccaaccattaacctaacgctggcactaaaccatgtccctaagaacctcatctacacatcttttaaacccctccagggatggtgactcaaacacttccctgggcagcctgttgcaatgcctgacagccccttctgtgaagaagtttttcctaaaaTCCAATGTAAACCTCTcatggtgcaacttgaggccatttcctctcaacctatcacttgttacttgggagaagagaccaaccccctccatgctacaacctcctttcaggtggttgcagagagtgataaggtctcccctcagcctccttttctccaggctgaacagccccagtttcctcagctgctcctcatcagacttgtgctccggacccctcaccagctttgttgcccttctctgaactctctccagcacctcagtgtctttcttgtagtgaggagAACTTTCCTACTATAAGTGAGAACTGATAGGAAGACTATCCATGGATCTCCATGTGTCTTTGCTCTAACTGGCTTTTCACAATCCTGACACCTCCAGAGCTGAGCAGCCACGGCATTTCCCAGGCTGTCAGTGGCAACAAGCCCGTTCTGTGTAGACCACAGTTCAGTTTTATGAAAAAGTTGATCTTTTTGTAGCTACACACTCCCCAACTGGTTACTTCACTGACGACAATGGAAATTTTGACCAAACATTTCCAGGTAGTTataactttttgttgttgttgtgctATTTTGGAtgcttgttttgccttgcctccctaAAGACACCCAAAAACAAAGACAGGGATGCCAAGCTGTTCAGGAAACATATGAATGCAAAAAAGGTATCACCAAACAGCAATTAGTGATCCTTGAACAGTGAGGAAGAATGACGAGTGTAAGAATTAGGACACCAGGAAATAGATGAAACTACCAAGGGAGATTTAGAATTTCCATTCCTGTAAAGAATCAAGTCTCAactataaatatttcattaggAATAGTTAAATCAATTGCATATATGAAtacatttttcagaaagaacagaTTCAATGAGCCACTAGAGGTCCCTTTCCACCCACATAATCATGCTTTACAACACACATTATGCTTATTAAccttttaagttatttttattacatgGTGACCATTCAACAGTATCACAAACAAGTGTAAGCCCTGAACATTCAAGCTCATcctaaagaaaacacaggacttctaaaaatatattcttaaagAGAGTCAATCCTTAGCAAGCAATGCAGCTTCATTTCTCTGCAGAATCTGAAATCCATTCAtatgcagaaacagaaatacttaGTATGAGATTAAATCTTCTCCATCACTCTCAAAGTCCAGATTGTGACCCTTAGGGAAAGAAATACTTTACATGAAGATGTCATGGCCATTAACAGAATGCACCAAACTTTACTGGAAGCTGTCATAGTAGGAGAATAGTAACATTACAACCTTAGTAGGCCTGAGCCAATCTAATAAGAATTGGGTAGGAAACCATGAACAAGTCCTTTTACTAAGTGACATCACATTGTAAACAGCTTTATAATtcagtgagaaaacaaacaaacaaacaaatacataaTAAGAAATGATGGTTGACTGTTATGCCTGACAAGTCCAAAATAGAAAACAGATACAGTATTTTAAGTCAAAGCAGTTacttattaggaaaaaaataaagtaaatgatACCTTTTACTATCTTTAGATGAAAGCTGAGTGCCAGCCTGAAGAGGAAGATTTTTGTCAACCAGTGCTTTAGTCTGTACAGCAAAAAGATCTGAGTAAACTGAGCAAAATACCACCTATAATTAGCCCTGCCATCATCAGTGTTCAGTGGTTTATATTTTGCCTGATAGTAACTAAATGCGTTTGCCCATTTCCCAAAGCATTTACTTCTTGCATCACTAGAGATCTTCAGACACCTTACGGCCCTGTGCAGATGGATTTCTACTTCATCCTCCTCCAAAAAGGCTCTGGTGTACCCCACCTTTCACAGGTATGTGCAAACACAGCAGCCTCAACACAGCTCCCAGAGGTCAGAGCACAGAGGGAGGATAACCAGACTATTAATTCAGTTGTAGGCTTAAACAGAAAGCTCCCGTAGCAAGGACATCCAAAAAGGATTACTAATTCTTTTAAGAACTTGTGAAGGTAATTAGGAGCCCTTAAAAGCTAAAAACTAAGGGGGATTATTTTGAGTTTAGTAAAAAAATTAGCAGGAAATTTAGAAATCTGCTTTGTTGAGTAGACCTCCAGGATAACTGTAATTTTTCTACCATCTCACAATGACAATTTTCATTCAGTGCTATGTCGGCTATTTCCTTGCTGTAATGTATTTCAActagcagtttatttttttattcccattTTGTAGACAGAAATCACAATTGGAAAAACCTCCGGCAGCATTTCTAAAAAGCTACTCAgattttttctgagttttttcaCTATTCTTTCCGCCACATAAACAGAACTCTAATTACATCTGCATTTCTGCCTCTCACTCTTAAAGCCTTTCAGTTGCAGATTAGCAATTACCAAGGATGGTGCTCTGATTAGACTCCTAAAGCAGGGTGACTCAGGATAAGTGATTGCACAATGTTAATCACGTCAAGTCTGAGAGCACACATTGGTTGTTTCAAGGCAACAGTAAAATTGCAGTCAACAAATGAAACATGAACAAGTTTCTGCTGCTCTCATATTGGGACATTATATGGCAGAGATAAATCAATAATCAAAGTAGCTCTATGAGCAATGTATTATTTTCAGTCTAATGCAAAATGAATCAAGATCATACATTTTTTGAagacattaaaatgttttcaaatgtaCATTATTAGTGGAGCATGTTCCCCAAGattacagaaaaatgaatgtgATCCTGCccataataataattttcataCATGGCCTGTGTTATCATATTGTATTCTACtcaacacaaatatttttaatatcttatgTCATGGTATGTAAAGTCATATTGCTCATAATGAAAACTATTGTTGATCTTGATGAAAAAAGAGGTATATCTCAGTTAAAGAacatcaaataaaacaaaatactgccTTTTTAAAGAATACTGACACATTCATAGGCAGAGTATATGGATACTTGGCATATGGATACTTGGCATACTTGGTATATGGATACCTCTGCTAGGTAGAGTATATGGATACTTGGCATAATTTACAATTGTGAATTCCAATTGCACATTTCCATTCGTTGCTGAGAACTCACAGAGTAGGCTTGTACTCCGCTTATTTGAGTTTCACTTAGCTCAGCCCTCCAAACTGGTGTTTGTATATGTATACATGCATATGTCAGGGCAAAAATAGAACTATTATAATCGTTTTGTTATGTTTCCTACATGATACAAAGCACAGGACTTTCCTCAGCATTCACTGCAACTAGGCCAAGCACACCTTCAAGTTCAATCAGAGTTGCTTCTCTCACTTGGTGatataaaacaatgaaaaaaagagaaggaatatATTAACAGATGAGCTTTATGATGAATTctctatttgtttttaattatcttcTATTCGAACTTAAAAGTCTGagagattttctttcttattaattttctAGAGAGTTTATTTTCATACTATTATGTATAACTGCACCTAGACAGCAGTTCTGCAGAGGCAGCAAAATTCCCAGTGAAGTACTCTTCGATGAACCTATTAGGTGAAACAACTTGAAACCAAATAAatcttgggtttgttttttttttctcagaggtAAGTACTTCGAATTTTAAACAGTgtatacagaaatattttcatttcattttcaagattaaattgctttttaaaacttgtGAGTGTGTTCTTCATTTCCCTGAGAATTCATATTCATAACTTGAAGATAACCCTATTAAGGTAgaataaattcattttcaagAATGTTCTGAAATTATAAAAATGATTATAGGAGAATAAAACATTGTAACCTAAGACATGTTTTCTGAACATACACGCCACAAGAAAAGCTTAAATGAAAAAGTGTATTCTCTCTTCCAGTAGGGCAGCCTAAAATAACTTTCTAGTCTTATTTTCATACTTCTTGCTTCATGTATTTCCACAggcatttcattaaatttctgaCAGCATTCCAGGTAAAATATGAGGTTCATCTTAGGGACATATATATCTCTCTCAACCAAAAATCTCAAACTTCAATTACAGTTTGAGTAGCTAGACTACTTTCCACTAATATATTAACGGACTGGAGAGAGCACTCTAGCTCACCAATACCAGCTGAAGCCTTTAGAATGATCTAAACAACTTTCCAGACATCACTGACTGTCATCTAGGGCTCTGCTCACAGTACTGTGAGATTAGCCACCAGTTCTCATATGCCTGCCATTTATGGACAGATAAATTTCAGTGTTCAAATACGGAGCTGAATACCACCCCTTCTCTTAATCTTTTCTCTTAGAAGAAAGACACCACGGAAGATTACAGTTAATTACTCCAACATTACAAGACCTTCTAGTCCTGGTTATCAATATTAACCCAAACACAAATCTTATCTTAAAATTGCTGCTTATatatctcttttttctctttttttcatatgtatCTCTGCTGTCATTGCAGAGGAGGTAAAGATACTTTGCCCAGATTTGTTTCTAAGAGGCTCAATTTGTATGGCTCTCTCAGCTCCAGAACTTCAGCTTCCCCAGCACGTCCAAGAAGTCATTGAAAGCTTGCTCTCTCTTTAACTACCTTCTTTCCCCTATccatttttataataaaatcaTGTTCATGCTAGACACCTAATTTATCAGCTATTACCacaaaccaaaattattccagAAGCAAATACTGAAGAGGAATATCTCTAATATTTATTACCTTTTTATTGTTGCTTACATGTGATTCCGAGCTTTTCTCAGTTTCCTTTTTGACAGCTTCCTGAAGATCAGAGGCTTGTTGAATATATGTGAATGCTGCCAGTATCTCATCTTCTAACAATATTACATCTTCATAGGAAATTGGCCATCCCAAATTCTCTAAAGCCTCCAGCAAAGCTTCTTTATGCTGCATATATTGGACTGGCCCATCCTCCttaaatcttaaaaaataaaaataaaaatcacaagtagtaaaaattttaattttggtatgactttacaaataaaatcacaaagctcaaaggcaaaataaaacatctgatTAATCCAATTTATCTTTTGTATACCACAAGTTCTTGTGTTTCATCCAACTACCATTGTGTTTAGTCAAACCATCACAGCTGGCTTAATGACATCTTGTAGAAAAACACCTACAGAGCAATTCAAGTGGCTTGGCATAGATGTCTGGTGCCATTTGAGATGTTctagaaaatacaaatataactTGCAGATATGACTGAGAAATTATGGAAATCCCTGGCCCTGTGGGGCTGAAGCTAGGGTGAAGTGGTAAGGCATCTAGATGCCTATTAAGTCCTGATTTGCCACATCAGTCTTGACTGATCACATAAAATAAGAGAGGATCTCCTGCCGTTTTCTCCTCTGACATTCCTGCACTGCTCAGTTTTCACTCAATGATCAGAAGTTTGTTTTCATCCACGGTTCAGGTTATGTCAGTGTCCTCTGGACTAAAGAGCCATTTTGATCCTACACAGTGAAGGTACCTATACACAGAAAGGTGAATCAGATACAGTCATCTTGTCaataaaaccaaactaaaaaccccaaaatccaGAAGAGGTAGAATTCTTTACATCTCTACTTGCTCTACAGCTTCGCCAGCACTTAAAAAACAGGAAACCTGTACCCGGAGAGAGTATTTAAGTGCCTGTCTTATCAACACATACAACCATGGTGATGCCTACCACATTGCCCTACTCTTTGTCACTGCtcatcttccttctcctctaGGAACCACTTTGTACTGAAATTATACTGGCTGGTATAGTTATTTAGCTAGATTTTGTCCTCTGAGTCAATTATTCATCTATACTCAATATCAAGTTAACTTATCTCCTGAGTTGGATCTCTCAACCATTTTAACCACAAGCACAATATTACCACTTCTCTAGTAAATGTGAATTTCCTTAGTATCTGAGACAGCCTTTTAATACACACTagtgaaccagagagcaactcAGCCAATTCTTGCAGGATTCCTGTGACCAAGTTAGTAGACTTTGATGACCTCCGCCGGTCGTACTATTGCTCATGGACAATTAATTCATGATTTGCTGCTCGCTATCCAGGAACCACgagaaattgctgttatttacaTTCCTGCTCATACTAAACGCCTTGATTCTTTCGCTCATGGCAACGCCTTGGCCGACTCCGCGGCGAGAGCGGCAGCAGTCCACGATGCATCTCCTGCTACGACTGTGATTgctacccttcttccttttcccgtTGGTCCTGCCCTTTATGATGAACTGGATGAAGAAGAGCTCAACAAATGGAAACGCTGGGAAGCAACGCAACAGGACGGCATCTGGAAACTAGGTGATAAACCCTTATTGCCTATGAGGTATGTCCTTCCTCTAACTCGCTGGATTCACGATCGTACTCATGGGGGACCTGAAGCTGTAGCTTCTAAAATCCAACAGTTGTGGGCAGCGCCTGGAgtttacagtgctgcaaaacGCCTGACTGACTCTTGTActctttgcaagaaatatgGGGTCACAAAGGTCACAACAGTCCCTGGCAAGCGGCCGCCTGCttactttcctttccagaaactgcaaattGATTTCGCAGAACTCCCCCCTTCTATGGGATATAAGTACATTCTTGTTATTGTTGATCAACTTTCGCACTGGGTGGAAGCCTTTCCTACTCGCAAGAACGATTCGAAAATTGTGGTTAAGACCCTGCTTCGTGATATCATTCCGAGGTACGGTATCCCTGAAATTATTGATTCTGATAGGGGACCGcactttactgctgctgttctaatgCAAGTTTATGTTGCTCTTGATATACAGGCTGCCTTTCACACGCCCTACCATCCACAATCTTCTGGTCAGGTAGAGCGGATGAATCGCACTATTAAAGATCGTTTGGCAAAAGTCACTGCAGACACAGGTCTCAAATGGCCTGAAGCATTACCGCTTGTTTTATGGGATCTTCGTACAACTCCTCATGCTACTACTAAactcagccctgctgaagttTTGTTCGGGCGAGTTTTGGCAGTTCCGTTTACCTTTATGTCTGCCAAAACTGCCCTCCTGGAAGGGGACGAGGCAGTAACGCAGTACTTGCTctatctgcaaaacagttttactCGGATCAGAAATTATATGCATTGGTATCAAGGGGTGACACCAGAAATTCAAGAATTGCGTAACCTATCTCAGATTGTTTTACAGAATCAAATGGCCTTAGACATTTTGCTAGCTTCGCAAGGAGGCGTCTGTACCATGCTAAACTCCAGTTGCTGTATGTATATCGATCAGAGTAAGCAATTGATAACTGAAGTGGATAAAATCTGGAAAGTTAGTCATGTTACGCAGCAAATTCAACGAGATGACGCTAACTGGGGTGTCGCAGACCTGTGGCAATGGATGACTTCCTGGTTTCCTGATCTCGGAAGGTTAGTGAAGAAGATTTTGATGATTGTCATTGTCATTGTAATTGCCTTTgtgatcatttttgttttgattcaatGTATGTCAATGTTTTGTAATTGTTGCTGTAATCTCTTGAATCAACAGAAGCTTTATTATCGTTATCAGTAAATtgggaaattttaaagagaaaatgggggactgttgtaggaaaataggaaattaggattttaggcctatatcagtgttataagctgtgctgctaaagctgaaagtctcagcttgtcccctgtacagtccttacccagaaccatgagcgtggttaccttatgcttgctttgtacctttagttaagacattgataaatgctattcttagggttgctgatttctatgctagactggtgaactatggataacaaatgagacaggtggaacttcaaaagaagccagccctgcgacccgatgacctgtcgttcggtacttgccaagaaagaagaagtggaacccacagaccactggaacggaaggaacctgaggatgtcgacagtgatagatatcgacagtgatagacagtgatagattttgcttagttgcataatacctgttagaaccctatataatgactagttatactgctgtatgattgtcactctctgaggaggtgacccaacgctgctgttcctgtgaatcttctacaataaatactgctcagagtaacccacaagagttcgagtctctatccagcgcctacctacgaccttttttttttcagacttccTTACCCTCTCCCTTCAGATTATTAACGATTTTGAAACTGTGTTTTCATCCTTTTGTAATACATGAATGTGATAATTTGAATTGtaaatttagaaaagaaatattgcacaatattaaaaattttaatATTCTACTCTAGCAATAGACTGTACAATTActaggacattttttttccttcattaaatAATTGGCCATATAATAccaacaataaaatattttgcataccACTTAGTCAACTTTCTATACTCCACAACTCATTGTCTACCAACAGATATCTATTTCCTGTTTATAATTAATACCGTTCTTTTGTTTAACAGCCTTTGCTTCCTCTGCAACAGAATGGGGTTTTGGTTCTCCTTTTTGATGATAGAACTGTGTATTTTTTGCTCATTAGATTAAGTCTTCTTGAAAGCATTCTACTTTTCATTCCCACTTTCCTGCCTAGAATATTTCACGGCAAGTCAGTTTTCACTAATTGATCTTCACTTTATCCTCTGAAATAAACAGATGCTAACTTCACTGATGTCAGCCTTGTTTATACAGTTGCCAGCTTTCTAAATCAgcatacagaaatatttccagtAGTACAAATTTCCAGTGTGACTTACAGTCACAGTACATGCTGTAAATGTCCTTATTATACCTTTACAAACCAGCCACTGAAGTGCTCTTT includes:
- the LOC135580466 gene encoding uncharacterized protein LOC135580466 isoform X1, which gives rise to MTSAGRTIAHGQLIHDLLLAIQEPREIAVIYIPAHTKRLDSFAHGNALADSAARAAAVHDASPATTVIATLLPFPVGPALYDELDEEELNKWKRWEATQQDGIWKLGDKPLLPMRYVLPLTRWIHDRTHGGPEAVASKIQQLWAAPGVYSAAKRLTDSCTLCKKYGVTKVTTVPGKRPPAYFPFQKLQIDFAELPPSMGYKYILVIVDQLSHWVEAFPTRKNDSKIVVKTLLRDIIPRYGIPEIIDSDRGPHFTAAVLMQVYVALDIQAAFHTPYHPQSSGQVERMNRTIKDRLAKVTADTGLKWPEALPLVLWDLRTTPHATTKLSPAEVLFGRVLAVPFTFMSAKTALLEGDEAVTQYLLYLQNSFTRIRNYMHWYQGVTPEIQELRNLSQIVLQNQMALDILLASQGGVCTMLNSSCCMYIDQSKQLITEVDKIWKVSHVTQQIQRDDANWGVADLWQWMTSWFPDLGRWNFKRSQPCDPMTCRSVLAKKEEVEPTDHWNGRNLRMSTVIDIDSDRQ
- the LOC135580466 gene encoding uncharacterized protein LOC135580466 isoform X2; amino-acid sequence: MTSAGRTIAHGQLIHDLLLAIQEPREIAVIYIPAHTKRLDSFAHGNALADSAARAAAVHDASPATTVIATLLPFPVGPALYDELDEEELNKWKRWEATQQDGIWKLGDKPLLPMRYVLPLTRWIHDRTHGGPEAVASKIQQLWAAPGVYSAAKRLTDSCTLCKKYGVTKVTTVPGKRPPAYFPFQKLQIDFAELPPSMGYKYILVIVDQLSHWVEAFPTRKNDSKIVVKTLLRDIIPRYGIPEIIDSDRGPHFTAAVLMQVYVALDIQAAFHTPYHPQSSGQVERMNRTIKDRLAKVTADTGLKWPEALPLVLWDLRTTPHATTKLSPAEVLFGRVLAVPFTFMSAKTALLEGDEAVTQYLLYLQNSFTRIRNYMHWYQGVTPEIQELRNLSQIVLQNQMALDILLASQGGVCTMLNSSCCMYIDQSKQLITEVDKIWKVSHVTQQIQRDDANWGVADLWQWMTSWFPDLGRVADFYARLVNYG
- the LOC135580466 gene encoding uncharacterized protein LOC135580466 isoform X3, with protein sequence MTSAGRTIAHGQLIHDLLLAIQEPREIAVIYIPAHTKRLDSFAHGNALADSAARAAAVHDASPATTVIATLLPFPVGPALYDELDEEELNKWKRWEATQQDGIWKLGDKPLLPMRYVLPLTRWIHDRTHGGPEAVASKIQQLWAAPGVYSAAKRLTDSCTLCKKYGVTKVTTVPGKRPPAYFPFQKLQIDFAELPPSMGYKYILVIVDQLSHWVEAFPTRKNDSKIVVKTLLRDIIPRYGIPEIIDSDRGPHFTAAVLMQVYVALDIQAAFHTPYHPQSSGQVERMNRTIKDRLAKVTADTGLKWPEALPLVLWDLRTTPHATTKLSPAEVLFGRVLAVPFTFMSAKTALLEGDEAVTQYLLYLQNSFTRIRNYMHWYQGVTPEIQELRNLSQIVLQNQMALDILLASQGGVCTMLNSSCCMYIDQSKQLITEVDKIWKVSHVTQQIQRDDANWGVADLWQWMTSWFPDLGRLVNYG